A DNA window from Rhizobium sp. NXC14 contains the following coding sequences:
- a CDS encoding ABC transporter permease, with protein MRIELEKRPDVSKLFAFVSPLLALALTLAFGAMMFAILGKDPVEALDAFFVEPLLEVWSLHELAIKAAPLILIAVGLAVSYRSNNWNIGAEGQFTIGAITGSYLPIVFYDWHSPLVLPLMLLLGALGGALFAAIPALLKAHFNTNEILTSLMLVYVAQLFLDWLVRGAWRDPKGFNFPVSRDFAPEAVLPAIWEESGRAHWAFIFAIIAAIGVWFMLRFTLKGFEVVVLGQSERAGRFAGFSSKKMIWFSFLFSGALAGLAGISEVSGSIGHLQPAISPGYGFTAIIVAFLGRLNPLGIIASGLVLALTYLGGEAAQLSLGVSDKVTRVFQGLLLFFVLSCDTLIYYKIRIVWSRVRGVGA; from the coding sequence ATGCGCATTGAACTGGAAAAACGTCCCGACGTCTCGAAGCTCTTCGCTTTCGTCTCGCCGCTCCTGGCCCTTGCCCTGACGCTCGCCTTCGGCGCCATGATGTTCGCCATACTCGGCAAGGATCCGGTCGAGGCGCTCGATGCATTCTTTGTCGAGCCGCTGCTCGAGGTCTGGTCGCTGCACGAGCTGGCGATCAAGGCAGCACCGCTGATCCTAATCGCCGTCGGCCTTGCCGTCAGTTACCGCTCGAACAATTGGAACATCGGCGCCGAGGGGCAGTTCACCATCGGCGCCATCACCGGCTCCTATCTGCCGATCGTCTTCTACGACTGGCATTCGCCTCTCGTCCTGCCGTTGATGCTGCTGCTCGGCGCGCTCGGCGGCGCGCTTTTTGCCGCCATTCCGGCGCTGTTGAAGGCGCATTTCAACACGAATGAGATCCTGACGTCGCTGATGCTGGTCTATGTCGCCCAGCTTTTCCTCGACTGGCTGGTCCGGGGCGCCTGGCGCGATCCGAAGGGATTCAACTTTCCTGTTTCGCGCGATTTCGCGCCGGAGGCGGTGCTGCCGGCGATCTGGGAAGAATCGGGCCGCGCTCATTGGGCCTTCATCTTCGCCATCATCGCGGCGATCGGCGTCTGGTTCATGCTGCGCTTTACGTTGAAAGGTTTCGAGGTCGTCGTCCTCGGCCAATCGGAGCGGGCAGGGCGCTTTGCCGGCTTCTCGTCGAAGAAGATGATCTGGTTTAGTTTCCTCTTCTCGGGCGCGCTTGCCGGCCTTGCCGGAATCTCTGAGGTCTCCGGTTCGATCGGCCACCTGCAGCCCGCCATCTCGCCGGGCTACGGCTTCACCGCTATCATCGTCGCCTTCCTGGGCCGGCTCAATCCGCTCGGCATCATCGCGTCTGGCCTGGTGCTGGCGCTGACCTATCTCGGCGGCGAAGCGGCGCAGCTGTCGCTTGGCGTCTCCGACAAGGTCACCCGCGTCTTCCAGGGCCTGCTGCTCTTCTTCGTGCTCTCCTGCGATACGCTGATCTACTACAAAATCCGCATCGTCTGGTCGCGGGTCAGGGGCGTGGGAGCATGA
- a CDS encoding ABC transporter permease — MSIFEAILLTVITASTPLVIAALGELVTERSGVLNLGVEGMMIMGAVAAFAGAQTSGSPYVGIICGIAAAALFSLLFAFLTLTLVANQVATGLALTLLGLGASGMLGEPYVSVPGIRLEEIVIPVLSDIPVIGHVLFRQDLIFYLSIALVIGVSWFLFRSRAGLKLRAIGDSHTSAHTLGIGVIRTRYLAVMFGGACAGLAGAQLSLVYTPQWAENMSAGRGWITLALVVFASWRPWRVFAGGYLFGAVTILQLHAQAFGLGIPAQFLSMLPYAATIVVLIIISHNRRTTLINTPASLGKAFVPER, encoded by the coding sequence ATGAGCATCTTCGAAGCCATTCTGCTGACCGTTATCACTGCCTCGACGCCGCTCGTGATCGCCGCGCTCGGCGAACTGGTGACGGAGCGCTCCGGCGTTCTGAACCTCGGCGTCGAAGGCATGATGATTATGGGCGCAGTCGCCGCTTTTGCCGGCGCGCAGACGTCGGGCTCGCCGTATGTCGGGATTATCTGCGGCATAGCGGCGGCGGCGCTGTTCTCGCTGCTGTTCGCCTTCCTGACGCTGACGCTGGTGGCCAATCAGGTGGCGACGGGACTGGCGCTTACGCTTCTCGGCCTCGGCGCATCGGGCATGCTCGGCGAGCCCTATGTCAGCGTTCCCGGCATTCGCCTCGAAGAGATCGTCATTCCCGTCCTGTCGGATATTCCCGTCATCGGCCATGTTCTGTTCAGGCAGGATTTGATCTTCTACCTGTCGATTGCACTTGTGATCGGCGTCAGCTGGTTCCTGTTCCGCAGCCGGGCCGGGCTGAAACTGAGGGCGATCGGCGACAGTCATACGTCGGCCCATACCCTGGGCATCGGTGTCATCCGCACGCGTTACCTGGCGGTGATGTTCGGCGGCGCCTGCGCCGGTCTTGCCGGCGCGCAGCTCTCGCTCGTCTACACGCCGCAATGGGCGGAGAACATGTCGGCCGGCCGCGGCTGGATCACCCTGGCGCTTGTCGTTTTCGCCTCCTGGCGCCCATGGCGGGTTTTTGCCGGGGGATATCTCTTCGGCGCGGTCACCATCCTGCAGTTGCACGCGCAGGCCTTCGGTCTCGGAATTCCCGCGCAGTTCCTTTCGATGCTGCCCTATGCCGCGACTATTGTGGTTCTCATCATCATTTCCCATAATCGGCGCACGACGTTGATCAACACACCCGCATCGCTTGGGAAGGCCTTCGTGCCGGAGCGATAG
- a CDS encoding BMP family ABC transporter substrate-binding protein translates to MKKFTFALAASAAALIGISSAAQAAEKTKVCFVYVGSHTDGGYSQAHDLGRQQVQAEFGDKIETPYLENVPEGPDAERAIERLARSGCKLIFTTSFGFMDATVKVAAKFPKVKFEHGTGYKTGPNLATYNSRFYEGRYILGQIAAKTSKNHGAAYIASFPIPEVVMGINSFEQGARSIDPSFKLKVIWVNTWFDPGKEADAAKAMVDQGVDVLTQHTDTTAPMQVAEERGIHAFGQASDMIAAGPKAQLTAIVDTWGAYYSKRVHALLDGTWKSEQSWDGLKDGILKMAPYTNMPDDVKRMAEETEAKIKSGELHPFTGPINKQDGTPWLKAGEKADDATLLGMNFYVEGVDDKLPAQ, encoded by the coding sequence ATGAAGAAGTTCACATTTGCACTCGCCGCCTCGGCCGCCGCCCTGATCGGCATTTCCTCCGCCGCTCAGGCCGCGGAGAAGACGAAGGTCTGCTTCGTCTATGTCGGTTCGCACACCGATGGCGGCTATTCGCAGGCCCACGATCTCGGCCGCCAGCAGGTCCAGGCCGAATTCGGCGACAAGATCGAAACGCCTTATCTCGAAAACGTGCCGGAAGGTCCGGACGCCGAGCGCGCCATCGAACGTCTGGCCCGTTCCGGCTGCAAGCTGATCTTCACCACGTCCTTCGGCTTCATGGATGCGACGGTTAAGGTCGCCGCCAAATTCCCGAAGGTCAAGTTCGAGCATGGCACCGGCTACAAGACTGGCCCGAATCTCGCGACCTACAACTCGCGATTCTATGAAGGCCGCTACATCCTCGGCCAGATCGCCGCCAAGACTTCGAAGAATCACGGCGCCGCCTACATCGCTTCGTTCCCGATTCCCGAAGTGGTGATGGGCATCAACTCCTTCGAGCAGGGCGCTAGGTCGATTGATCCGAGCTTCAAGCTGAAGGTCATCTGGGTCAACACCTGGTTCGACCCCGGCAAGGAAGCCGATGCGGCCAAGGCGATGGTCGACCAGGGAGTCGACGTCTTGACGCAGCACACCGATACGACAGCGCCGATGCAGGTTGCCGAAGAACGCGGCATCCACGCCTTCGGTCAGGCGTCCGACATGATCGCAGCCGGCCCGAAGGCGCAACTGACGGCGATCGTCGACACCTGGGGCGCTTACTACTCCAAACGCGTTCACGCGCTCCTCGACGGCACCTGGAAGTCGGAACAGAGCTGGGACGGCCTGAAGGACGGCATTTTGAAGATGGCGCCCTACACCAACATGCCTGACGATGTGAAGAGGATGGCCGAGGAAACCGAAGCCAAGATCAAATCGGGCGAGTTGCATCCCTTCACCGGCCCGATCAACAAGCAGGACGGCACGCCGTGGCTGAAGGCGGGCGAGAAGGCAGATGACGCCACCCTGCTCGGCATGAACTTCTATGTCGAAGGTGTCGACGACAAGCTGCCGGCGCAATAA
- the ytfQ gene encoding galactofuranose ABC transporter, galactofuranose-binding protein YtfQ: MKLKTALLSATVLAACMFGSASAGGLTVGFSQIGSESGWRAAETTVTKEQAKKRGIDLKFADAQQKQENQIKALRSFIAQGVDAILIAPVVETGWDDVLKEAKEAKIPVILLDRTIKAPDDLYLTAVTSDLVHEGKVAGDFLVKTVGDKKCNVVELQGTTGSSPAIARKKGFEEALAGHDNLKIVRSQTGDFTRTKGKEVMESFLKAENGGKDICALYAHNDDMAVGAIQAIKEAGLKPGKDILVVSIDAVPDIFKAMSEGESNATVELTPNMAGPAFDALEAYLKDKKAPPKWIQTESKLYTPADNPMKVYEEKKGQGY; encoded by the coding sequence ATGAAATTGAAGACTGCACTTTTGAGTGCCACGGTTCTGGCTGCTTGCATGTTCGGTTCGGCTTCGGCCGGCGGCTTGACGGTCGGCTTCTCGCAGATCGGCTCGGAATCGGGCTGGCGTGCGGCTGAAACCACTGTTACCAAAGAACAGGCCAAGAAGCGCGGCATCGATCTGAAGTTTGCCGACGCGCAGCAGAAGCAGGAAAATCAGATCAAGGCATTGCGCTCCTTCATTGCTCAGGGCGTTGATGCCATTCTGATCGCCCCGGTTGTCGAAACCGGCTGGGACGACGTTCTGAAGGAAGCCAAGGAAGCCAAGATCCCGGTCATCCTTCTCGACCGCACCATCAAGGCTCCGGACGATCTGTACCTGACGGCCGTGACCTCGGACCTCGTTCATGAAGGCAAGGTCGCAGGCGACTTCCTGGTGAAGACCGTCGGCGACAAGAAGTGCAATGTCGTCGAACTGCAGGGCACCACCGGTTCCTCGCCGGCGATCGCCCGCAAGAAGGGCTTCGAAGAAGCTCTTGCCGGCCACGACAACCTCAAGATCGTTCGCAGCCAGACCGGTGACTTCACCCGCACCAAGGGCAAGGAAGTCATGGAAAGCTTCCTGAAGGCCGAAAATGGCGGCAAGGACATCTGCGCGCTCTATGCCCACAACGACGACATGGCCGTCGGCGCCATCCAGGCGATCAAGGAAGCCGGCCTGAAGCCCGGCAAGGATATCCTTGTCGTCTCTATCGACGCCGTGCCGGATATTTTCAAGGCGATGTCGGAAGGCGAGTCCAACGCCACCGTCGAGCTGACGCCGAACATGGCTGGTCCTGCCTTCGACGCGCTCGAAGCCTATCTGAAGGACAAGAAGGCTCCGCCGAAGTGGATCCAGACCGAGTCCAAGCTCTACACGCCGGCCGACAATCCGATGAAGGTCTACGAAGAGAAGAAGGGTCAGGGCTACTGA
- the ytfR gene encoding galactofuranose ABC transporter, ATP-binding protein YtfR produces MVHNNENILAASAISKFFPGAVALDKVDFTLRRGEVHALLGENGAGKSTLIKCITGAYHRDGGSLMLDGQEINPANTLAAQKLGIGTVYQEVNLLANLSVAENLFLGRQPRRFGMTDVRAMNRKARELLAGYGIDIDVTAELARFSVAVQQVVAIARAVDLSGKVLILDEPTASLDNQEVALLFRIIEDLKKRGLGIVFITHFLEQVYAISDRITVLRNGKLVGTRDAAELPRQGLIAMMLGRELAQAEEAVGERSIAAGEVRYRFSGYGKRGKVKPFDLDVRAGEVVGVAGLLGSGRTETAELLFGVEHADSGSATIDGQPVTLSSPRAAIEKGFGFCPEDRKTDGIVGDLSIRENIALALQARRGWTRPLSRAEQNALADRYIKALDIRTTDREKPIRLLSGGNQQKAILARWLATNPKFLILDEPTRGIDVGAHAEIIRLIEQLCAEGMSLIVISSELEELVAYSSRVIVLRDRQHIAELTGERITAAGIVDAIAAAEHKKEDA; encoded by the coding sequence ATGGTTCACAATAACGAGAATATTCTCGCAGCCTCGGCTATATCCAAGTTTTTTCCCGGCGCCGTCGCCCTTGATAAGGTTGATTTCACGCTGCGCCGCGGGGAGGTTCATGCGCTTCTCGGCGAGAACGGCGCCGGAAAATCGACGCTGATCAAGTGCATCACCGGCGCCTATCATCGCGACGGCGGCAGCCTGATGCTCGACGGCCAGGAAATCAATCCGGCCAATACGCTCGCTGCCCAGAAACTCGGTATCGGGACCGTTTATCAGGAGGTCAACCTCCTCGCCAATCTAAGCGTCGCTGAAAACCTCTTTCTCGGACGCCAGCCGAGGCGTTTCGGCATGACCGACGTGCGTGCGATGAACCGCAAGGCGCGCGAACTGCTCGCCGGTTACGGCATCGATATTGACGTCACCGCCGAACTCGCCCGTTTCTCCGTCGCCGTCCAGCAGGTCGTCGCCATCGCCCGTGCCGTCGATCTTTCCGGCAAGGTGCTGATATTGGATGAGCCGACGGCAAGCCTCGACAACCAGGAAGTGGCGCTGCTCTTTCGCATCATTGAGGACCTGAAGAAGCGTGGCCTCGGCATTGTCTTCATCACCCATTTCCTCGAGCAGGTCTATGCGATCAGCGATCGCATCACCGTGCTGCGCAACGGCAAGCTCGTCGGCACCCGTGACGCCGCCGAGTTGCCGCGCCAGGGTCTGATCGCCATGATGCTCGGCCGCGAGCTTGCCCAGGCCGAAGAGGCGGTCGGGGAACGCAGCATCGCGGCGGGCGAGGTCCGGTACCGCTTTTCCGGCTACGGCAAACGCGGCAAGGTCAAGCCCTTCGATCTCGATGTGCGCGCCGGCGAGGTGGTCGGCGTGGCAGGGCTGCTTGGTTCCGGGCGCACCGAAACCGCCGAGCTGCTCTTCGGCGTCGAACATGCCGATAGCGGCAGTGCGACGATCGACGGCCAGCCCGTCACCCTTTCCAGCCCGCGCGCCGCAATCGAAAAAGGTTTCGGCTTCTGCCCGGAGGACCGCAAGACCGATGGCATCGTCGGCGACCTTTCGATCAGGGAAAATATCGCACTGGCGCTGCAGGCTCGCCGCGGCTGGACCCGGCCGCTGTCGCGCGCCGAGCAGAACGCGCTCGCCGACCGCTATATCAAAGCGCTCGATATCCGCACCACCGACCGTGAAAAGCCGATCCGGCTGCTCTCCGGCGGCAATCAGCAGAAGGCGATCCTCGCCCGCTGGCTGGCAACCAATCCCAAGTTTCTCATCCTCGACGAGCCAACCCGCGGCATCGATGTCGGCGCCCATGCGGAGATCATCCGGCTCATCGAACAGCTTTGCGCTGAAGGCATGTCATTGATCGTAATTTCCTCGGAACTCGAAGAGCTTGTCGCCTATAGTTCACGTGTCATCGTACTTCGCGACAGGCAGCATATCGCTGAATTGACGGGCGAGCGCATCACCGCAGCCGGTATCGTCGATGCCATCGCCGCCGCCGAGCACAAGAAGGAGGATGCATGA